The DNA window GGGATCGCCTTCAGGATACCGGCATTGTTGACGAGAACATCCACGCCGCCAAAAGCAGCTTCTGCCGCATCAAACATTCGGGCAACGGCCTCTGCATCGCTCACATCTGCCTTGGCAGTCAAAGCAATGCCGCCATTGTCTTCGATCTGACGCGCCAATGCCTCAGCTGGTACAGCATCGCCCGAATAGTTGATGACGACTGTGAAACCGTCGGAGCCGAGGCGCTGTGCAATGGCAGCACCGATACCGCGCGATGCACCAGTCACGATTGCGATCTTTTTTTGTGGTTGTGTCATGGTCTTTCTCCTTCATGTTCGCGCCGCAGCGCTGTTGATGAAGGCACCATGCACTATTTGTATTTCCGGATAATCATGCGATAGTTGGCATCACTATTCGGGATATAAGAATAATGGATACATTGGACGCCATGCGGGTTTTCGCCCGCGTTGTAGAACGTCGCAGCTTTACGCTGGCGGCAGAAGATGTTGGCTTGCCGCGTTCAACCGTGACGAATGCAGTCCAACAGTTGGAAGCGCGGCTGGGCATTGGCCTTTTGCAACGGACCACGCGGCACGTCAGTCCGACGCTGGATGGCGAAGCCTATTACCAGCGCTGTCTGGTCATTCTGGCCGATATTGAGGATGCCGAGGGTGCATTTGCCGGTGCAAAACCGAAAGGGCCGCTGCGGGTGGATGTGCATGGAACATTGGCCCGGCACTTCCTGCTGCCCGGACTGCCCGCATTCCTGCAAAAATACCCGGAGATACAATTCTATATGAGCGAAGGGGATCGGCTCGTGGATCTTGTGCGCGAAGGTGTCGATTGCGTGCTGCGCGTCGGCGATCTGTCAGACAGTGATATGATAGCGAAACGCGTAGGGATGCTCGAAGAAATAACATTGGCCTCATCAGGCTATATTGAGAAATTCGGCATGCCCGAGCATCCGGACAGACTCGACGGGCATCAGATGATTGGCTTCCGCTCGACCGCGACAGGGGGGATTCTGCCGCTTGAATTCCTTGTGAATGGCCACATCCGCAATGTCACTCTGCCCGCACCCGTCTGGGTGAATGCAGCGGAAAGCTTCGTCACCGTGGCTCGACTTGGGCTCGGACTAATCCAGATCCCGCGCTATCATGCGGAAGCTGATCTTGCTGCTGGAACGCTTGTTCACATTCTTCCGGACTTTCCGCTTTCACCAACCCCGGTGTCCCTACTCTATCCACGCAATCGCCAGCTTTCGCCGCGCGTGCGGGTGTTCATTGATTGGATATCGCAGGAATTTGCCAGCCGGACGGCCGCAGCGGCACAAGTGGACGGTCAGGCGATCGTCGCGGTTCCACAGCGCTAACTGACCTCATAGATCTCGATGGGAAGGCCATCGGGATCAGCAAAGAATGTGAAGGCGCGCTTGGTATAGGGATCAATCCGGACAGGTTCTGTCTCCACCCCACGTTCCTGCAACAAGGACAGGGTATCGGCTACGGACTCAACGGCAAATGCGAGATGCCGAAGGCCACACGCTTCAGGCCGCGACGGACGGGCCGGAGAGTGCGGAAAATGAAACAACTCAATCTGGGTATCGCCAGACCTCAAATCGCACTTCCACGACTGACTATCCGACCGCCAGTTTTCACCAATAATCTCGTAACCGAGCTTCTCAATATAGAACGCCTTTGACCGGTCATAATCGCTGCAAATGACTGCGACGTGATGAAAGCGTGAAAACATGGGATTCCTATGTGCGCTGGCCAATGCCATGCTTGAGACTTGGCTTGTCACTCCTCTGGCACGCTCAAGCAACGTTTATTGACTGCCTACCACGTATTGAAGCGAACACCCGCGCGAATCTGATGCGTTTTGATCCCGTCATCGCTAACAGTCACGTCGCCGTTCTTGTACAGGTCGGCACCGTTAATGTTCGCGTAGCGATAGCCGAGATCCAATTTTAGCCTTGGCGTCACATCAATGGCAACACCGGCCATGAGCGCCCATTCAAAGCGATTGGTGTCACCGGATTTGAGACCCGGATAGACAGGCCCCTGGAAGTCGTAATTGACATTGGCAAAGCCGATGCCGCCACCGACATAGGGCGTAATGCCGTAATATTTTCCAAGGTCCACATAGGCGTTCGCCATGGCTTCCCAGAGATCGGCAGTGGTTTCAAAATAGGTTGTATCGCGCTGGCTGTAACCGACCGTGAGATCGCCACGCAGATAATCATTGAACTGATAGCCAATGCCGATAAACGGCGAAAATCCGCGTTTCATTTCATAGTCACTTGGAGAACTGCCGCCAACAAAGTCAACTTTGGCTTTCACGTCGGACTTAAAATTGTAAGCCACGTCGCCGCGCAGATACCAGCCTGACGCTTGTTCAAGCGGCGCATATACAGGGGCCTCCGGTGGATAGGCTTGTCCAAGATCAGCAGCAAGAACAGGTCCTCCAAAGATTGAGAGTAAAGAGGCGGCAGAAAGGACTGTTATGTTCAAACGCATCGTGAAATCCCGAGATGATCGTCAGAGAGGGAAACTTCCGTTGCCTGCACTTTAGGTTGAGCCCGTTAAGTTCTGGTTAAGCATAATATTGAAAAGCGCATGCCAGACACAGCAACTGGATTTGGACGCGAAATTGGTATATCAATCCTGTGCTGGATTTGTGTCTGCAGGTGTTGCCTCATGCACGACGACGAGCAGGACAATATGAGTGAATATGCGCCATACCTCACCAGTTTGGTGCCATATCTCGTCGGCTTTTTCGTAATGGTGC is part of the Phyllobacterium sp. T1293 genome and encodes:
- a CDS encoding outer membrane protein, whose protein sequence is MRLNITVLSAASLLSIFGGPVLAADLGQAYPPEAPVYAPLEQASGWYLRGDVAYNFKSDVKAKVDFVGGSSPSDYEMKRGFSPFIGIGYQFNDYLRGDLTVGYSQRDTTYFETTADLWEAMANAYVDLGKYYGITPYVGGGIGFANVNYDFQGPVYPGLKSGDTNRFEWALMAGVAIDVTPRLKLDLGYRYANINGADLYKNGDVTVSDDGIKTHQIRAGVRFNTW
- a CDS encoding LysR family transcriptional regulator; the protein is MDTLDAMRVFARVVERRSFTLAAEDVGLPRSTVTNAVQQLEARLGIGLLQRTTRHVSPTLDGEAYYQRCLVILADIEDAEGAFAGAKPKGPLRVDVHGTLARHFLLPGLPAFLQKYPEIQFYMSEGDRLVDLVREGVDCVLRVGDLSDSDMIAKRVGMLEEITLASSGYIEKFGMPEHPDRLDGHQMIGFRSTATGGILPLEFLVNGHIRNVTLPAPVWVNAAESFVTVARLGLGLIQIPRYHAEADLAAGTLVHILPDFPLSPTPVSLLYPRNRQLSPRVRVFIDWISQEFASRTAAAAQVDGQAIVAVPQR
- the gloA2 gene encoding SMU1112c/YaeR family gloxylase I-like metalloprotein, yielding MFSRFHHVAVICSDYDRSKAFYIEKLGYEIIGENWRSDSQSWKCDLRSGDTQIELFHFPHSPARPSRPEACGLRHLAFAVESVADTLSLLQERGVETEPVRIDPYTKRAFTFFADPDGLPIEIYEVS